A genomic stretch from Nitratidesulfovibrio sp. SRB-5 includes:
- the larA gene encoding nickel-dependent lactate racemase, producing MRIDLKYGHGYVPLDLPDSVHVDVFEPNPVQPLADPLAALHAALDEPLGCPRLEDRPAPRSVAIAVPDETRPVPVRLLLPPLLDRLFAAYPTLKPQDVVIVVGGGLHPPADEAQLARVLPEDLRGCRVVAHDAEHSGLVRFGATTRGTPVEVNAAYGAAELRLVIGMVDAHQFVGFTGGAKGVAIGCASAAMIEANHRLMRDPAATVGAIDTNPVRLDLDEAGELAGVAMAVNVVLDAAKRPVAVLVGWPPLVMRAAAKVTAQVYGLAYDAPYDIVIASCGGSPKDLCLYQAQKGLNTAVQCAARGAKVLLVAKCDQGIGDEVYHDYVRRFPCAHSLKKDFESGAFRMGAHKGFLFARATTSFEVVVHSDLGPDRLRECLLTPGDMQETVNTWLAGMRNPRVAVVKNANSSFFYRK from the coding sequence ATGCGCATCGACCTGAAGTACGGGCACGGCTACGTGCCCCTGGATTTGCCGGATTCCGTCCACGTGGACGTGTTCGAACCGAACCCCGTGCAGCCGCTGGCCGATCCTCTGGCCGCCCTGCACGCCGCCCTGGATGAACCGCTGGGCTGCCCCCGGCTGGAAGACCGCCCGGCACCGCGCTCCGTGGCCATCGCCGTGCCCGACGAAACGCGCCCCGTTCCGGTGCGGCTGCTGTTGCCGCCGCTGCTGGACCGGCTGTTTGCCGCGTATCCGACGCTGAAGCCGCAGGACGTGGTGATCGTGGTCGGCGGCGGCCTGCACCCCCCGGCGGACGAGGCCCAGCTGGCCCGCGTCCTGCCGGAAGACCTGCGCGGCTGCCGGGTGGTTGCCCATGACGCCGAGCACTCCGGGCTGGTGCGGTTCGGCGCCACCACGCGCGGCACCCCGGTGGAGGTCAACGCCGCGTACGGCGCGGCGGAACTGCGGCTGGTCATCGGCATGGTGGACGCGCACCAGTTCGTGGGCTTCACCGGCGGGGCCAAGGGCGTGGCCATCGGCTGCGCCTCTGCCGCCATGATCGAGGCCAACCATCGGCTGATGCGCGATCCGGCGGCCACGGTGGGCGCCATAGACACCAACCCCGTGCGTCTGGACCTGGACGAGGCCGGTGAACTGGCCGGGGTGGCCATGGCCGTCAACGTGGTGCTGGATGCGGCCAAGCGGCCGGTGGCAGTGCTGGTGGGCTGGCCGCCGCTGGTCATGCGCGCGGCGGCCAAGGTCACCGCGCAGGTGTACGGCCTTGCCTACGACGCCCCGTATGACATCGTCATCGCCTCGTGCGGGGGCTCCCCCAAGGACCTCTGCCTGTACCAGGCCCAGAAGGGGCTGAACACGGCGGTGCAGTGCGCCGCGCGCGGCGCGAAGGTGCTGCTGGTGGCCAAGTGCGACCAGGGCATCGGCGACGAGGTGTACCACGACTACGTGCGGCGCTTTCCGTGCGCGCATTCGCTGAAGAAGGACTTCGAGTCCGGGGCGTTCCGCATGGGCGCGCACAAGGGGTTCCTGTTCGCGCGGGCCACCACCAGCTTCGAGGTGGTGGTGCATTCCGACCTGGGCCCGGACCGGCTGCGCGAATGCCTGCTGACGCCCGGCGACATGCAGGAAACCGTGAACACTTGGCTGGCGGG
- a CDS encoding TerC family protein, whose protein sequence is MMDVLFPGGIAFTWEFLSALLSIVLIDLVLAGDNAVVIALAVRNLPHRQKMMGIMLGSGAAVLLRIILTFFAAKLLGLAYVKLVGGALILWIAVKLLMESGGEEKDCHECKGLFDAMITIVVADLVMSTDNILAVAGASKGSLGLLIFGLALSIPFVVFTSNLLSTLMERYPIIITIGAAVLGKVGGEMIVTDPFMHSVLPQTAVVEYGAMILGVALVLAYPRLHRAVVRNRVSDDG, encoded by the coding sequence ATGATGGACGTCCTGTTTCCCGGCGGCATAGCGTTTACCTGGGAATTCTTGAGCGCGCTGCTCAGCATCGTGCTCATCGACCTTGTCCTTGCCGGGGACAACGCCGTGGTTATCGCACTGGCGGTACGCAACCTGCCTCATCGGCAAAAGATGATGGGGATCATGCTCGGTTCCGGCGCGGCCGTGCTGCTGCGCATCATCCTTACCTTCTTCGCGGCCAAGCTGTTGGGCCTTGCCTACGTCAAGCTGGTGGGCGGCGCGCTCATCCTGTGGATTGCCGTCAAGCTGCTGATGGAGAGTGGCGGCGAGGAAAAGGACTGCCATGAGTGCAAGGGCCTGTTCGACGCCATGATCACCATCGTGGTGGCCGACCTCGTCATGTCCACGGACAACATCCTGGCCGTGGCCGGCGCGTCCAAGGGCAGCCTTGGCCTGCTCATCTTCGGCCTGGCGCTCAGCATTCCCTTCGTGGTGTTCACCTCGAACCTGCTGTCCACGCTCATGGAACGCTACCCCATCATCATTACCATCGGCGCGGCTGTGCTGGGCAAGGTGGGCGGCGAGATGATCGTCACCGACCCGTTCATGCATTCGGTGCTGCCCCAGACCGCGGTGGTGGAATACGGCGCCATGATCCTGGGGGTTGCGCTTGTGCTGGCGTATCCCCGCCTGCACCGTGCGGTGGTGCGCAACCGGGTTTCCGATGACGGTTGA